The Paroedura picta isolate Pp20150507F chromosome 6, Ppicta_v3.0, whole genome shotgun sequence genome segment gcagcgtGTCGCCCTAGCgcgccgctccagtggaccccccagtgtcaggaagcttttgagaggttgaaactactgtttacctctgagccagtgctggcccatgccgaccccaccaagcaattcacagtgcaagtagattcttcggatgtggcaatgggggccgtaatcctacaggagggggaagatgggaggttgcacccactggcctatttgtcaaaaaagttctccggggctgaaagaaactgggcgatttgggagaaagaggcagctgcagtgaaattggccttatccacctggaggcattggctggaagggtccgCAGTTCCCTTTGTCGTgtggacggaccataaaaacctccaggcgctcaagcagccccgctcgctctcagcgaaacagatgcggtgggcggagtttttctctcggttcaacttctctcttaagcatctgccaggcaaaatgaactttctggcggacgccttgtcgcgcctgccccagtacaatagcaaacgtgacccattggtggatacagttttcacccccgcccaactggggatggccgcggtgacgcgcagccaagcaAAACCGGGGACGTCCATCCCGGgaggctgggtccaaaaggaggtgttacaggactctgaattccactccctccgcccagacctggctgagaaaggggggttgttttttaaaggcgagcggctttttgtccccgcagcggcgcgcggggacgttttaaaactttgtcatgatgcaaaaaccgctggacactttgggtttgtgaaaaccctgcacctgatccgaagacactactggtggccaactttgcgcaaggatgtggaaaaatatgtgcacgggtgccccacttgcatcgtTTCAAAAccagctggtgggaagaaaaagggattgttgcagccccaacccaccccatcccgtccgtggactgatgtcacaatggactttatcacggacctacctcccagccaggggaaaactgtcatttgggtggtggtagacgctttttccaaacaagcccatttcatcccttgtgctggcttgccttctgctgccaaattggcttcattattcgtgacccacatactacggctgcacgggatcccgaggcgcctgctgacggatcggggcccccagttcgttgccaagttctggcgggagctcttgagactgctGGGGGTAGAGCAAGCCCTCacatcgggctatcacccggagtctaatggccagaccgagagggtgaatcaaatccttgaacaatacttgcgctgtttcatcaaccaccagcaggatgactgggttgccctgttgcctcTAGCcgagtttgcctacaataatgggaCCCATTCTTCCACGGGGGTGTCCCCCTTtgaggtggtgtacgggactaatttagtggctgctcccacctgggagctgaattcccctgaagctcctgatgtcaAGAAATGGGCCGAATCAATTAATGCAGGGTGGCCAACGATTGTTGCTTGCCTCAAAGAcgctaaacaagcttataaatcccaggcagacaaaaaacgggcACCTGTGCCcgtatggaaagtgggagacttggcctatttgtccaccaagAACTTACGTTGtcaacaaaaatcaaagaaacttggtcccaaGTATGTGGGACCCTTCAAGGTGgtgaaactgattaatgctgtcACTGTGGAGcttgctttgccaaaaacttacaggaatgtgcatccggtttttcattccagcctgctgcggagcgcccctgccccggacgagtggcacccccctccagctacacctgtgccgatttacatcgataaagacacccactatgaggtcaaccagattctggactctcgagtacacaagggtcgtctccaatatttggttgactgGAAGGAATTCCCTTCAGGAGacaaggagtgggtggaggctgtaAACGTAaaagcaccccgccttctccgggctttccatcgtgcTTTCCCGGACTGCCCTCGTcctgtagatgccggctaggtgggggaaaAGTTAattttagtgtggagggatgtcaggattgtagaatctctgtcataaattagcctgagttcttccatgtcagttatattacttaattggacctggcgcctgcttgctccaggccttgtagttttttaGCCATAAAactgagtagtgatgttatgttaaccttatcttgttgtgggctcacgggattgttgtcaccctctcaaggttgtgagagtgaaatattgtttatgttatacatctgccttttctctccttctttctcctgccccctcccctgggaactgtcaagttttgggcgggagaaatgtattgataagctggggcaaatctggcctctggtcagatttgactttgtaGCCTCTTTCGTATAGTACtatccaataaaactctttttaagaagtttgttgtgagtttcctgtacgtttgacaatcagagccctgatctcctctagataTGTACTCTGGTTTTGGTGTCCatcctctttgggactcctttataaaaactgatgaaaatgtccacttggaaggttaggaatattcctagttaatagcgattatcacagcttaaataggggtatttaaaatgagtttTGTCATACTAATCACTTGTATGAATTAgtcaggaaatatgtcctcttttgcttttcaaaatatggaaaTTATGATATTCATTGAATAGGGCTCTATGATACCCTGTTctgattaccgtatttgccggcgtataagacgactgggcgtataagacgaccccccaacatttccactcaaaatacagtactatgggccactatgcgCAGCTATGTCTGTCCCAACTCCCAACAGCTATGACCCCCcctcttggaggcatgtttttcaggggggaaaagtagtcttatacgccagcaaatactgtaagtggtAACCACAAATATTAGGAGGATGGTGGGGGGCATACTCCCCTAGTACATAAAGTTCAATTCCCTCAGATGTAACATTCTAAAACAGTTGGTGTGAACCTTTAAGAGGTAAAAAGATAACAGAATTAAAATAAACCATACACAAAGCTGCTTTGAGGTGTCATTGTGGCCAgtaacagctcttctttctcatAAATCTCATGGCCATAAATAATAACCATAATGTGTTACGGAGAAAAATGTGCTTTGAAAACAACACACTACTCAGGTGTTCATTCAAAAGCTTCCTTGTGATCATCAACAGAAAAACATCTAAAGACATTTCATGAACATTTTCCAATATGTCTTAAATAAATGCAAAGGTGAAAATGCAGTTTGCAAACACTCCCCACACTTGGCTCAGATAAACATCGCCTTCTCACTAATCTTTTACCTGTCTCGGGGTCAATACGGATCACTCGCCCACCATCAATGCAGGCTACCCAAAGTTTCCCTTCCACATCAATGCACATCCCATCAGGCATTGCTTCCTCCTTCTCCATCTTGTACACGGCTCTGCAATCACCTGTAGAAGGAATAGCACATTCAGCATGGTTCGGCTGTCCCTGAAATAGTGCCCCCCAAATTAGATGTAGATAAAAAACATGCCTCATATCTATTCCCTAAGAAGTTAGATCCATTTTTTCTGTCCTTCACCTTCTGATAGGAATCCAGTTAGGAGCTCACTGTCTAATTACAGTGAATGCTTATGGCTTGGCCTTAAAAAGGCACATGAAAAAAGTTTTGGCCTTCAACGATTGTTATTTATTGGCTGTGGATGTTTCTTCAGTCAGACCTAATAGATAAGAAGTTATTGTCTCAGAGGCGGGTGATCCAGAACTGCCCAAAGACTTCTAGTGGAGGTGGAAGCACATTACCACAGCCCGTTTCCATGGTGCCCATCAAATGTCCGCCCTCAGGGGGCAGCAAGGCAGGGCTGTAGTTGCTTACTAAGGGGATCAAGTGCCCATGAAATGGCAGGGAAATATGTGTGGCTGCAGCGTCCACTTCCCCCACCTTCCTTTCACCTCTCTCTCCATTTTGTGTGAagaccttccttcctttccctattTCTTCATTTATAAAATGTTCATCAGTTATGAGGCAACCAAATGGACATTTAGTCATTTACCACCATGGTTGTGGTTACGAGGCTTTCTTTATTATCATCTATTTATTTTGATTTGGTTTATCTTGGTATTATTTATTTGGCAGGGTCTAcccacccctcaccattttttttacaattttatcATTCATTTATTAAACCATTTATATCCCCCCTTTCCTCTTGGTTATGACACAACTTAAGATTTATAGAGATTCATTGGATACTTgtggtttgtgatgtcatttatctAGGCTCAGGTTATTTTGTTTTGCATACTTTGACATTTTTGGTTGGTTCAAATTTCTACAGCagtaatcctattgcattgtttcttGAAAGTCCTGTTTTGTTGACTGTATTGACTCATTCCtcgtaatctgccttgagtcccagtgggaAAGGCAGACTACGACCTTTCAGTGCTTGGACAAGGTTTCATCCCTTCTGCTAAAAGGAGCCTACAGTTGTACCAAAAGAACAGCAGATGGCAGCATTTGGAAAGGACAGAAATTGTGTGAGCAGCTGAAAAGGAAGCTTCTGGGGTTACAAGTGAATGTTTCCGCACCGGAGGCAgagccaagctgcaggctgaagtttgagccagggcagggcaggttggcctgcctcttcctgctcctgcacgagGGAgcgtttggcccggtgcacctcatccacccctgattcgTGCTCTCGTACTGGAGCCGGGCTGCCAAGTTccccatgcggaaatggtcctctATCTCTCATCTGTCATGTCAGAAATTTGATCTGCTGCTAGTAGGAGTGCTTTGTTACATTTTCCTGAATATTTGTAAATGACGCAGATGTAATCACTGCCTGAGAGCTAGTACTGTGTAATGGTTATTGGTCTTTACAGAACACTATCCTGGTAGGTTTTGTGTGTACATATTAGCCTGCAATCCCCTGGAAAGCCCAGGCCACCCTGGCACATtattcttggaagctaagcaggattggtgcaggccagtatttggataggaaaccaccaaggaataccaaggcaGGCAATAACAAATCACCTCTGATCATTTCTTGCCTAGAAATCCCCAAGAGGTCACCATAAGTAAGCTGTGATTTTATGGCCACCACCAAAATGTTTTAGATTGAGTGATAATTAGCAGATATTACTTGCATCTTGGCATAGGCAGACGGTGATTTGTACCTTGTCAGCAGTCACATGAATCAAGCATGCTTATCAAGTGACTTTTTATCAGTTTCTTCTCAGGCTGTCTTGTAATACCTGCTACATCTTAAAACAGCCTCTCTTAATCGCCGTTTTGAGCATCAGGAAGTACTTTTGCCACTTGTGATACTCCTTCACAACAGGATATTTTGGGTTTTAATCAGTTCTTCAGACCAGAAATTGGAATGTATGCACACAGAAAGCAGCACAACCCAGGCCAACCAACTCGTCAGGAGAAATTCAATTATTTCTTCTTGCAAAGTTATTTTTGTCTTCAGGATCCTTACACCTATAAAATTACCACCATCTCCCTTATTCACTTTGCCAAATTTAAAAATTGTCCTCCAAGACATCTTGTTCCGTCCCTTTCATTGACAGCCCAGGAAAAATTATCTTACCTTATAGTACTCAGAAGAGCTACTTGACTAGCTGAGGACAACTTGAGGGATTCCTCAGGCTTTTTGTGAAGGAATATGTGACTCTACAGCCTGATCTCAAAGAAATACCTGTAGGATGTAGCAGCTTATCCTCTTGGTGTGGCTTTTCCTGTTGTGGAGTTCTTTTCTAACTCTATTCGAGCCATGAGAAAAAAAGCTACTTATGAAATCCTACTAATTTGCCTTGGGCAGGTCCAAGGATAGGTGAGTTGCTTTCTAACAAACATTGGCCAAATGGAAACCAACAAAGAAGGTTGACAGTCCTGGGTGTGGCGATTCTTCAGCAGTGACAAGCAACCAGATTAAAGTAACAAGACCACTCTGTGGATGTTGTGACCCAGATGGAGAGCTGAAGGGACCCTTTAGGTATCAAAATATTAGCTGCCTCAATAGCTCCCTTCCAATGCTTAATAATCCATCCTGCAGGCATCTCTGCATGAAACCTGGGGCTGCAGGTTATGAGTTGAGTGTTGATTGGAGGCCTCTTCCTCCCATTGGGAAGACTCCATCACAAAGACTTAATAATTTAttgggcttttgtgtgtgtggtgaatAACAGAGTTGTGGTTATATTTATTAGCAATTTATAATTCTCCTGGCTCATCGTTCATAGCACCAAGGCATATTAATGAACCCCtaatgtcctttcctttgcatctGGAAACCCCAAACACATGCTGCTAATGGTCATTAGAGAtgaaaaaaactatttttagGGTGCTGGCAGGGGAGTAGACTTCATTCTCGCCCATACAAGTACATTGTGCAAGGCAGGGAAAGCAAGATGCCGGTCTCTTTGGGAACGTACCCTTTTGATATTTGTAAGGAATATGTTCCCAGTCTCTTGATAAGCTCGGAAGCATAAAGTAGCAGTTTCGGGGATTTTCTGTCCAGACTTTTACATAAGAGAGGCACAGGAATTGTACTACCTCGAAGCACTGATAAAAAATTATCCTTTATTACTCATGTATAAGCTGTCCCTGGAGGAACATATCAGGGGACAAGACAGAATGAAACCCAATTAAACCTATATGGTTAAAAAAATTCTTGAACAAagagtttttgtttttatatttagttTGTTTTGGAATAAATTAACCCATGACTTCAAATATTATAGTGCAAAATAGTCCTGCTAAAAGACAAAGAGATTCACAAATACATCTAAGGACTAATCTCCTTGTGCAAGAAACACATTTCATGAAGACTCATAAGAACACAAGGTTAGGGAATAATTTCTTTCTAAGGCAAGTAGTATTCCCCTTGTACCTAATTAGCCCAGTTAATATTTCCCTTGGGGTCCTGCCCTCCCCTTTATATAGTCAGTCAAAACTCATGGATaaaattgtaattccaggggaatggCATCACTTTTCATATTCCCCTGGGCCTGTCAGCAGGTGTGTCATGGAAGCCCCAGGCAACCTTATATtcttggtgatggtggtggattTCATTCCCATCCTGATGCCACAGCATGGTGGATGCATCCTGTATGGTAGTTTGATTTGTCAGAGTACACATTGGCCATTATTGAAGCCCACAGTTTAGGAAAGTGCTGTGATAGGGATGACACCTTTGATTCAATGGATTCAAAACGTCTCCCACTCAATGCAGCTCTGAGGTACCCCCAGGGTCATTtagggctgcagcaggaagtgaGAAGCTTGTGTTCTCCCCTTCTTGATCACAGAAACACCCACTGAATCTCACCCATTGTGCTGGAGGTAACCGCAAAATCAATGCCTTAGATAAAGAATGGCCTTGCATGGCCAGAGCAGGTATGCAATAGCTTGAAGAAATGCTAGATGAATGAAACTGAGTGAAACAAATGTAGCTGTTTACCAGAGGACAGCTATGACTCTGTTTTCAAGTCTTTTGGGGGAATACTCAGTGCTTGAACACAGTTCTGAAAGCCATTCCCACATTTATTGTAACATGCTTCAACCTTTATTAGGAAGGGAATGgattcaaaaacaaaaaaggccaTAAACAATATGTTGGTAAATTTAAAATGTTCTCATACATTTGTGTGATGTTCCATTTTACTTTCTCTGTGTCACACCAGGAGATAAAAGACTTCCAAACTTGCAAATCTTTGAgatttccttttgttgttgttattctcgGTGCTGGTTTTCTGTTTAAAGGTTAATTGCTAACCTGCATATGAGCATGGCGGGAGTCCCTTCACTCCAAGTCCAGTTATCTGTTTTCAAAAACGCAAGATAGAGAACACAAGAGTCATCAACATATCTGGTAATTAACTAGAAATCATTTGTTCCAACAAACGTTTGCTGCATCTATTCTGATATATTTAGTTTGTTCCCCACAGACTTCAACAAAAAAAACCCGTCAATAAGAATTCTAGCCTTATTAGAGCTGCAGCATGttttaagaaaaatgttttaagaaaACCAGTCAATTGGAATCAGTCTTATAAAAACAGATTTAAAGTGTTCCAGCCAGTGGAAGAAGAGGATTTTCGCCAGTTCTCCATCCCCACTTCAGACACAGAGCCCACTTGTCACTCACACTCTTTGTGGAAGTCCACCAACCCACAAGGACAGAGTTTCCAAGGTCATGGCAGGCTGCAGCAGAAGGAAGGAGGTTGGAAGTTCTGTGCAAGGGCCTCTTTGTTTGCATAGCACAGGATCCAAATGATAAATTGTAAAATGAACATGCTTCATTTCATTGTAGCCTATCATATACCCCATCAATTCAAAACCACTGAAACTATTAATTCACCTTGAAAACATTGCCAGCCTGTGGCCCCACATCCATCTCTTGGGAAGCAGAAGTGACATACAATTCTGAATAATCAGGCCCACCAAAACAGCAGGAAGTAGTCTCTTTAACAGGCAGCTGCACAATCTGCATACGTTTTCCTATTAAAACACATATATTCCATCTTAGGACCAAACTCATCAGTTGAAATGTGCTCAGTTCAGAATCTCCAAGAGACCCACTGACCCCCAATTTCCCCATATAATATACATACATTTGTCCTTCTAATATCCAAGGTAAGTGCTGGAGGCTAAAGATGATGTATGGAGTGTGGATCTGGATTTCTATCGCTTGGTCACATGTTATACTTGGTATCAAAGGCCTATGCCCTCCTGACTTAAAGCCAGAATTTTCCAGTCATGCtttcttaaaaaggaaaaaaggctGCTTAAAGTTTCTGTGAAGTCTTTCTCGGTAGATGTTCTCTGGTACTCCCACCTAAAGAAGGGAGATGCCTGATGCTTGTGAATAGGCCTTTCTCCTTGGTAACACAAATTTATGAATTCTCTTCTTGGGATGTTCATTGTTGTGTTGACCATACAACAAACTTTCACTTTCATCCACTTTTGGAGGTGTTTATTGAGTTTTGAACAATGATAttatctgagcctcttgtggcgcagagtggtaaggcagccgcctgaaagctttgcccatgaggttgggagttcaatcccagcagccggctcaaggttgactcagccttccatccttccgaggtcggtaaaatgagtacccagcttgctggggggtaaacggtaatgactggggaaggcactggcaaaccaccccgtattgagtctgccatgaaaacgctagagggcgtcaccccaagggtcagacatgactcggtgcttgcacaggggatacctttacctttacctttattatctgaacatataaataaaactgtaataGGGTGCTGGAAGGAGTTGGGGCTCATCGCCTACCAATCAAGTAGGatgtcccagctgtcccatccctgattagcAGTATGCCCAATGAACTGTCAAGAGGGATGTCCCGCCCCTGGTCGCACCCCCTCCAACTTTTTCCATCTGGAAGAAGTACCAGCCTGGTTAGTGGGAGCTGAGAGAGAGGGTGGAGGGTCAGGGACGGTGGGCCCGGTGGGGGTGGATGAAGAAAGAatggagcccccaccagcacttGCCCCTGCCCCCAAGCAACCTCAGCTGCAGCCTCGCCAGGCCTCGGTGGTTCTGCCAGGGATAAGAAGGCGAACCAGTACCTACCAGCGCTCCCACCACCCCGAGCAGCTCCAGcagtggccttgccaggcctcaatTAACgtccaaccatttgggaaacccagggccatcaagaaactccagggtttcacaagaccctggttaagaaagcctgatctaccaCTTCATATTTTCTGCTGTCATTTTGGATGGTTCTAACTTGATTATTTTGGTTAATTTTCATCAGTATTGATTGTTGAAAGGCACTTTGTACAAATCAGCAGTTGCTACACATAGTGATAATTAGGACTGTAATGAaaaatgcttctttcagcttTTGAGCCGTGTTTCAATTAAAAGATTCTTTGGTCAACGTGGGGTGTTCTTAGTATTCTCTGAATTGACTGTTTCTTCCAAATTCAAATAAGTAATTTTAATATAGGAAATGATAGCAGCGCATAATTTTGTGATAATTCATCATGTGTAAATATGTAAGCAGAAGGCTCCCACCTACTCTTATCGAAAAAACCCTCTGACTAAAGCATGAGCTACATCATCTGCCCCTGTGCCTATTTGTGTGAGCCAAACATGTTGATTTTTCACAGTATGCTTGGGTTCACTCCAATCCGTGACTCAGAAAGTCTCGCATCGGGTATGAAGGAACTTATCTCCCAGGTGTGCAGGGCCCTGATTCAAATCAAGACTATGGTGCAGGTGGGAGTGCATGTGTAATCAATCATGAAATCCCCTCTCACTCTGTACTGTGTTTTCCTGCTGCTTACCTGTCTCAGGATCTATACGGATCACTTGTCCTCCATTGTAACAGGCAACCCAGAGTTTCCCTTCTGTATCGATGCTCATCCCATCTGGGATGTGGTCCTCCTTTGTCATCTTATATATACTTCTGCGGTTGGCTGTAGAAAGAGAATGGCACAATTTGGGGAATAAATCACAACTTCATAACTTCATAAGTCAACAGTTCCTTGAAACAAGAAAGGCTAAAACGTTCCAAAGCTTGATTTTCCCATATTGCTGCATTGtgtcaggaaagggaggggggccaCACCCAGCCTAAAATATTCCACAAAGATTTACTCAGTACATGGAGCTGGAACAGCATAATGTGGGCACAAGAAATTACTGAGATGGGACTGGAAGATTGGGTTGTGAATTCTTCCCTCTGTAACTAATCAGCCCAGTTCAATATTGAGTAATTCAGCCCTGTTCAACTATGCTTTTATGAATAGTTTTAGTACACCTGACTACTGTTGTGTAAATATCTCTTATTGAATTGAATGTCATCCTCTTCCTTTTCAATTTATTCTACATGTAATTAACTGTTTAACTGTATCAGCATAAAATTAATTGGCTGACAAGGTGTTTGGGAGAAGGTGACTTACATCTGAACAACTGGGCTTGGATCCTATGAATAAGTTTCAGCATTCCAGTCGCTGCTGTGAAGCATCCATCCGCTAGTGCTAGAATAACCATTAGTGCAAAGGTAACAGCCCTTGCACAGACCAGAGTGCCAGCACACAAGGAATCATGCTTCATGGCAGAGACCCTCACAGACCTCATTCAGAGGATCCAAGCCAAAGTATTTACAGGAGTCCAGGTCTGAATCCAGGAGGAGGCACCCAGTGACCTTGGGGCCAGGCAAACACAGATTCTAACTTGCACAATGCAAGTCTTAAAGAGATCTGATTTTATTCAAGGGGACCTTACAGCAGGATGGAAAGTACAGCAGGTGGAGGTATTACTAGCCATCTTGCCATTGCTAATCCAGGCCTCCAAAGAATACATGTTAAGTAGACACAAGTAATCGGTGTTTGTGCTAGACTAGCAAGCCAAGCTGGACTAGCTAGCTGGAAGGCCAAAAACAGATAAGAAGCATGATCCTTTGTTAGCAAAATGCAGTGGAAGCTGACTTCAAAGGACAGTGGTAGTGCACATCTTCAGTGTTATCAAGGTCATCTGTAGATATTAACGTCAACTTAACTGCATCTGAAGATAGCACACAAAAGACAGTATACAATCAGACAAGAGCTTTTTACTGCTACATCACCACGGTTTTTCAATAATGCCTTTTTCAGTAATGATGACTTTTTCAATAATAATGTTCTCTGTAACAAGCAACTACCAGGATCAGAAATATGAAGTCTTTTCATTAGCAAAGCTAATGTGTGATTCTTTAATTCTATCCTAGGCCATTCAGTTTAACTGGCCTTTTCTGTGACAAAAAAGATGCATTTTAAAGAATTACCATTATGTTTTCTTACATAATACATGTATTTGTGTCTTTAATATTCAGGTGGAACAGTTTAAAAGCAGCTGAATTATTCCAATGTGTCTCCTCTATAAGTATTATAATATTGCAAATATTCATAAAAGCAAGTATGATGCTTGACAGAAAATCAGTTGAACAGTTTATGGATCCTGAAACAAGAAACCTTACAGATCTGTCCTGTTTGCAGATCATAGTCAAAGGCATCCACAGAGTACGAGAGGCTATCGATGTAAAAGAATGTTCTGTTATCCAGAGACCAATCCAAGCCATTGGAGATGTCCACAGAGTCAAAGTTTTTCACTACAGAGTGGTCAGGGAAGAGAGTGTAGAGAGAACCTTGTTTCTTCTCTATCACTGTTGGACGAACTTCATTACCCATTGTGCCTAGAAACAAGCAAAGGGCAAAAGAAAGAATGTGACAGGTTTGGCCAAGGCCTCTTCAATAAAAGACAGGATCCAATATGGCTTTTCCCTAGTCTCAGTAGCAAACCATAAATAATTAGGCTTGGTCTCACCAACCGATTGTGAAAAATAAGACAAATCCCCCTTGGATAAAACAAACTTTAATCTCAAGTCTTATGACTTGGATGCTGTAGAATAATCTCAGAAGTAGTATATGATGGTTTACTTTATAGTACTTCCAATTTAGTCAGAGTCTATACACAAAGTCCCACAAGAGAATGGCCCATCTATTAAAATGGATAACATAAAATGACTCTTTGTCATGGAATATAGCTGGTTGGAAACTCTTGATGAAgacattttaaactgtttttgatATTATATTATTAAAGGAGACATGGACATGCAATAATAGTTCCTTCAAGGGGGTTTCACATATATTAGCACTAGAGGGAAGAGTGTCATGGTAATAGCATCTATACCAAATTATGTTAGAAGTCTAAGAATTGAAGATTTGAGTGATCACCTTCCACTCAACTTTACATGCAGGAATTCTAAGTAATAATTCTATTGATACACAGCCTCACCTTTATCAAAAGGCATGAGAGACAGAGGGCAGACTGAGGGACATGATACTGAACAGGTTAAATCCTTTACATATTTAGGTATTGTCTTCCAGTCAACAGTCATGGAGAGCCCAAGTAAAGCAACTGGCTGCCCACAGAACCACCTCAGACGTTCTGAGATTCGTCTTTAGAAAAGGGACTTCCTATATCTCTGCAGCAATCAATGTTTTCCAGGGAAAGGTGATTGCCCATCAATGTATGGCTCCCAACTCTGTCTTTACAAAGATTGTCACCCCTTGGAAGCAGCATCCAAGTTTTTGTGATGAATATTTGGAGTCCCTCAATCTATACCAATGGCTGTCCTCAGGCTGGAAGCAGGGATGTCTCATTTGAGGCACACATACTGGTTAAATTGAACTGTAACCCCAGGGACTTAACCCCTCTTATTCTTTGAAATAACTATTGCTCAAATTGGCTGAGAACAGTTGAACTAAAAAATGGCAAGcatatggtttctctccttcaGTCTTGTCATAGCTAGGCTTTCAGAAAGCCAAAGAAATACTTAAGCAACGGCTTTGGGACCTGGCCCTTCAGTCTGATAgggcctggccacagcagcagcatcccACTGTAACGTACCTCTCCAAAACCCTTTCTTGGTGGCACATTGTTTAACAACACCAAGAGTCCCTTAATACTGAAGGATATTTACTTTGGCACACTTTCAGTGCCCTGCTCTCAG includes the following:
- the LOC143840186 gene encoding regucalcin-like, producing the protein MSSVKVEVVVKPYCKLGESPLWEEKENSLLFVDIVGKKVFRWNSLTKEVQSIPLDAPVSLVALRKCGGYMITQGTQFAALNWQERSVTTINCVDRDKSNTRFNDGKVDPAGRLFAGTMGNEVRPTVIEKKQGSLYTLFPDHSVVKNFDSVDISNGLDWSLDNRTFFYIDSLSYSVDAFDYDLQTGQISNRRSIYKMTKEDHIPDGMSIDTEGKLWVACYNGGQVIRIDPETGKRMQIVQLPVKETTSCCFGGPDYSELYVTSASQEMDVGPQAGNVFKITGLGVKGLPPCSYAG